In the Quercus lobata isolate SW786 chromosome 5, ValleyOak3.0 Primary Assembly, whole genome shotgun sequence genome, one interval contains:
- the LOC115989633 gene encoding probable galacturonosyltransferase 4 isoform X2 yields the protein MVVRNLVLVLLFVTVVAPIVLYTDRLGTFKTSSSSRDEFVEDVTTVTLNGHNERLNVLPQESATTIKEPIRIVYSDTSTKSLPNSDDLDLQDTHIAVSGQESRSTRVLSMTDEEEQDQRTNLIREVTDSLEEANDSNEHNTDTNTHKDIGEDTIDADDQADQSSDNASQNTQNMEIKHEKQSTKHEQQTTQTSTKVKKKERKKPDTSIQNDQTAMPDARVLQLKDQIIRAKVYLSLPATRNNPHFTRELRGRMKEVQRVLGDVRKDSELPRNAYDKLKAMEQTLAKGKQLQDDCASVVKKLRAMLHSTEEQLRVHKKQTIFLTQLTAKTIPKGLHCLPLRLTTEYYTLNSSQHDFPNQEKLEDPQLFHYALFSDNVLAAAVVLNSTITYAKDPSKHVFHIVTDRLNYAAMRMWFLANPPGKASIQVQNIEEFTWLNASYSPVLKQLGSQSMIDYYFRAHRANSDSNLKYRNPKYLSILNHLRFYLPEIFPKLNKVLFLDDDIVVKKDLTALWSLDLKGNVNGAVETCGESFHRFDRYLNFSNPLISKNFDPHACGWAYGMNIFDLDQWKRQNITGLYHRWQKLNQDRQLWKLGTLPPGLITFWKRTYPLHRSWHVLGLGYNPNVNQKEIERAAVIHYNGNMKPWLEISIPKYRNYWTRYVDYDHLYLRECNINP from the exons atggTGGTGAGGAATTTGGTGTTGGTTTTGCTGTTTGTGACGGTGGTTGCTCCGATTGTTCTGTACACCGACCGCCTCGGCACTTTCAAGACCTCTTCTTctt CTAGAGACGAATTTGTTGAAGATGTTACAACTGTT ACTTTGAATGGCCATAACGAGCGTCTAAATGTGCTGCCCCAG GAATCGGCAACCACCATTAAAGAACCGATTAGAATTGTTTATTCAGATACCTCAACCAAATCTCTTCCAAATTCAGATGATTTAGACCTACAGGACACCCACATTGCTGTTTCAGGTCAAG AATCAAGGTCTACCAGAGTATTATCTATGACAGACGAGGAAGAACAAGATCAAAGAACTAACCTCATCAGGGAGGTCACAGATTCACTCGAGGAAGCAAATGACTCAAATGAGCATAATACTGACACAAACACTCACAAAGACATTGGGGAAGATACAATTGATGCAGATGACCAAGCTGACCAGTCATCAGATAATGCCTCTCAAAATACTCAAAATATG GAAATAAAGCATGAGAAACAATCCACTAAGCATGAGCAACAAACCACTCAAACTTCAACTAAGGTTAAAAAGAAGGAACGCAAAAAACCTGACACTAGCATACAGAATGACCAAACAGCTATGCCAGATGCTCGGGTGCTGCAACTCAAAGATCAGATCATCAGGGCAAAGGTTTATCTATCCCTCCCAGCCACAAGAAACAATCCTCACTTTACAAGGGAGCTTCGGGGTCGGATGAAGGAAGTTCAGCGAGTACTTGGGGATGTGAGAAAAGATTCTGAACTGCCAAGGAA TGCCTACGACAAATTGAAGGCAATGGAGCAAACATTGGCCAAAGGAAAGCAGCTTCAAGATGACTGTGCTTCTGTGGTGAAGAAGCTGAGAGCTATGCTCCACTCAACCGAAGAGCAGCTCCGAGTGCACAAAAAGCAGACTATATTCTTGACTCAATTGACAGCAAAAACGATTCCTAAAGGTCTGCATTGTCTTCCATTGCGCCTTACAACTGAGTATTATACCTTGAATTCTTCTCAACATGACTTTCCAAATCAAGAGAAGTTAGAAGACCCTCAGTTGTTCCATTATGCATTATTCTCCGATAACGTATTAGCAGCAGCAGTTGTTTTAAACTCAACTATAACATATGCTAAG GACCCTTCGAAGCATGTTTTCCACATTGTTACTGATAGGCTAAATTATGCAGCAATGAGGATGTGGTTTTTGGCAAATCCACCAGGCAAAGCTTCTATCCAGGTTCAGAACATTGAAGAATTTACATGGCTAAATGCAAGTTATAGTCCAGTTCTCAAGCAGTTGGGTTCACAGTCCATGATAGACTATTACTTCAGAGCTCATCGAGCCAATTctgattcaaatttgaagtaCCGGAACCCAAAATACTTATCTATCCTCAATCATCTTCGATTTTATTTGCCAGAGATCTTCCCAAAGCTCAACAAAGTGTTGTTCTTGGATGATGATATTGTTGTAAAGAAGGATCTCACTGCCCTTTGGTCTCTTGATTTGAAGGGGAATGTTAATGGTGCTGTTGAGACTTGTGGAGAGAGCTTCCATCGTTTTGATCGGTATCTGAACTTCTCAAATCCTCTTATCTCAAAGAATTTTGACCCTCATGCATGTGGATGGGCATATGGGATGAATATCTTTGATTTGGATCAATGGAAGAGGCAAAACATCACAGGATTGTACCACAGATGGCAAAAGCTG AATCAGGACAGACAGTTGTGGAAGTTGGGAACTCTGCCACCTGGTCTCATAACATTTTGGAAGCGCACTTATCCACTTCATCGATCCTGGCATGTGCTAGGCCTTGGTTACAACCCTAATGTAAATCAAAAGGAAATTGAGAGAGCAGCTGTCATACACTATAATGGCAACATGAAACCATGGCTTGAGATAAGCATACCCAAGTATAGAAACTATTGGACAAGATATGTTGACTATGATCATCTATATTTGCGGGAGTGCAACATTAATCCATGA
- the LOC115989419 gene encoding putative disease resistance protein At1g50180 — MAEAIVSFVTGKLSDLLIEEVVSLYEVHGQVDLIDRELTRIQCFLKDADVKQKGDERVKNWVRDIRDVAYDVEDVIDIFILKLRSRPKKPGFIGFIKRSRFFFSDLEARRELAKEIQSIKIRIQEISTSRVRYGIENIGAERGSYACDRLIERRRSSPRIDDHDIIGFDEDIKMLVTRLLDQKTPRRSVISIVGMGGLGKTTLAKKVYNCNDVKRHFDVCAWVYVSQEYSGRELLNEIGKKVLMIEKGILAAMNRDDLEERVSRVLSKKRYLIVMDDIWNIEAWDDLKAIFPDIMNGSRVLFTTRNRDVAIHGDPRSPIHELRFLNDAESWELFTKKAFLEEGDSIACPPELEGLGKQIVAKCGGLPLAVVILGGLLSRKEKAPGVWLRVLQSVDWQLTHDPKQLMEILALSYNDLPYYLKPCFLYFGLFPEDSEIRVGKLILLWIAEGFVRQRGQESMEDVAQDFLEELVDRSMIQVAEKRHNGKIKTCRIHDLLRDLALSEAKECKFLQILENVNFCPSMTSTRRIAVHTTLETYMYFRQSNSHLRSMLCFSRYEEFHRRDQWTSLLRSHKLLRVVDLEGVTAHVLPKEMRELIHLRYLGLKNTKLQRIPFPIDNLRNLQTLDIRGTKISRVPNEIWKMQSIRHLYLHKTAITGNPPSYVSSMNLATLSTVSIYGNIWIPNFLGKLTSLRKLGIHGCFGSQAEALSKSLLKLINLENFSLIGTDPILEPTLRLILSQNIHKLYLSGPIEKLPEPQHIQPNLSKLSLKMSQLVHDPFTTLERLPNLRMLKLLSNSFSGRKMICSSDGFPRLHILELQDLDNLEEWRVEEGALPSLRRLFITGCGELKMLPEGLQYVTSLKELVVEDMPETFEDRIEQDNGDDWYKIQHIPSIVRM; from the coding sequence atggCAGAAGCTATTGTTTCATTTGTTACAGGAAAGCTTTCTGATCTGCTCATTGAAGAAGTAGTGTCACTGTATGAAGTCCATGGACAAGTTGACTTAATAGACAGGGAGTTGACACGAATACAGTGCTTCCTAAAAGATGCAGATGTGAAGCAAAAGGGAGATGAAAGAGTGAAGAATTGGGTCAGAGACATAAGAGATGTTGCTTATGATGTTGAAGATGTCATCGACATCTTCATCCTCAAGTTAAGAAGCAGACCCAAAAAACCAGGATTCATTGGGTTCATCAAGAGGTCTAGATTCTTTTTCAGTGATTTGGAAGCTAGGCGTGAACTTGCCAAGGAGATACAGAGTATCAAGATAAGAATCCAAGAGATATCCACCAGTAGAGTAAGATATGGGATTGAAAATATAGGTGCAGAGAGGGGTAGTTATGCATGTGATAGATTGATTGAGCGGAGGCGATCCTCTCCTCGGATTGATGATCATGATATCATTGGCTTCGATGAAGACATCAAGATGTTGGTGACGAGGTTACTTGATCAAAAAACACCAAGGCGAAGTGTTATTTCGATTGTTGGGATGGGTGGCTTGGGCAAAACAACTCTAGCCAAGAAAGTGTATAATTGTAACGATGTTAAGAGACACTTTGATGTTTGTGCTTGGGTTTATGTTTCTCAAGAGTACAGTGGGAGAGAGCTTCTTAATGAGATTGGTAAAAAGGTTCTGATGATCGAGAAAGGCATATTGGCAGCAATGAATAGAGACGATCTAGAGGAGAGAGTATCCAGAGTGTTGAGCAAGAAGAGGTACTTGATTGTCATGGATGATATATGGAATATTGAGGCCTGGGATGACTTAAAAGCCATCTTTCCAGATATAATGAATGGCAGCAGAGTTCTATTTACAACTCGCAATAGGGATGTAGCTATTCACGGCGATCCAAGGAGCCCTATCCATGAATTACGTTTTCTAAACGATGCTGAGAGTTGGGAACTATTCACAAAGAAGGCCTTTTTAGAAGAAGGTGATTCTATTGCTTGTCCCCCCGAGTTGGAGGGATTGGGAAAACAGATTGTTGCCAAATGCGGAGGCTTGCCTTTGGCAGTTGTTATTCTTGGAGGGCTTCTCTCTAGAAAAGAGAAGGCCCCTGGTGTTTGGTTGAGGGTGTTGCAAAGTGTAGACTGGCAGCTGACTCATGATCCAAAGCAACTGATGGAAATATTGGCTCTCAGTTATAATGACTTGCCATATTATTTGAAGCCATGCTTCCTTTATTTTGGACTTTTCCCTGAAGATTCTGAAATCCGAGTGGGAAAACTAATCCTGTTGTGGATAGCTGAAGGATTTGTTCGACAAAGGGGTCAAGAATCTATGGAAGATGTTGCTCAAGATTTTTTGGAGGAGTTGGTTGATAGAAGCATGATTCAAGTGGCTGAAAAGAGGCACAATGGGAAAATCAAGACTTGCCGCATCCATGATCTTTTACGAGATCTTGCATTGTCTGAGGCAAAAGAATGTAAGTTTCTTCAAATCCTTGAGAACGTTAATTTTTGCCCCTCTATGACTTCAACACGTCGAATTGCAGTCCATACAACTCTTGAGACGTACATGTATTTTAGGCAGTCCAATTCTCACCTTCGTTCAATGTTGTGCTTCTCAAGATATGAAGAATTTCATAGGAGAGACCAATGGACATCCCTACTTCGAAGCCACAAGTTGCTTAGGGTGGTAGATCTAGAGGGTGTGACTGCCCATGTATTACCGAAAGAGATGAGAGAACTCATTCATTTGCGATACTTGGGATTGAAGAATACTAAATTGCAAAGAATACCATTCCCCATTGATAACTTAAGGAACCTGCAAACACTAGATATAAGGGGCACAAAGATCAGCAGAGTTCCAAATGAAATTTGGAAGATGCAAAGTATAAGGCACTTGTATTTGCATAAGACTGCTATAACAGGTAATCCACCATCTTATGTCTCTTCAATGAACCTTGCAACCTTATCAACTGTATCTATTTATGGTAATATATGGATTCCTAATTTCTTGGGGAAGTTGACAAGTCTTAGAAAACTTGGAATCCATGGATGTTTTGGTTCACAAGCTGAGGCATTGTCCAAGTCTCTTCTCAAATTAatcaatcttgaaaattttagtttaattggcACTGATCCAATTTTGGAGCCCACtttgaggttgattttgagtcaaAATATTCATAAGCTGTATCTTTCTGGACCTATAGAGAAGCTTCCTGAACCACAACATATTCAGCCAAATCTAAGCAAACTGTCACTGAAAATGTCACAACTTGTGCATGACCCATTCACGACATTGGAGAGACTACCTAATCTTAGGATGCTCAAATTGTTATCCAATTCCTTTTCTGGAAGGAAAATGATTTGCTCTTCTGATGGGTTTCCTAGGCTCCATATCTTGGAACTCCAGGACTTGGATAATTTAGAGGAATGGCGAGTGGAGGAAGGAGCACTACCAAGCCTTAGACGCTTATTTATCACTGGTTGCGGAGAACTGAAGATGCTTCCTGAAGGATTACAGTATGTGACTAGTCTAAAAGAATTGGTCGTGGAGGATATGCCTGAAACATTTGAAGATAGGATTGAACAAGACAATGGAGATGATTGGTATAAAATCCAACACATCCCATCTATTGTTAGAATGTAG
- the LOC115989633 gene encoding probable galacturonosyltransferase 4 isoform X1, translating into MVVRNLVLVLLFVTVVAPIVLYTDRLGTFKTSSSSRDEFVEDVTTVTLNGHNERLNVLPQESATTIKEPIRIVYSDTSTKSLPNSDDLDLQDTHIAVSGQVESRSTRVLSMTDEEEQDQRTNLIREVTDSLEEANDSNEHNTDTNTHKDIGEDTIDADDQADQSSDNASQNTQNMEIKHEKQSTKHEQQTTQTSTKVKKKERKKPDTSIQNDQTAMPDARVLQLKDQIIRAKVYLSLPATRNNPHFTRELRGRMKEVQRVLGDVRKDSELPRNAYDKLKAMEQTLAKGKQLQDDCASVVKKLRAMLHSTEEQLRVHKKQTIFLTQLTAKTIPKGLHCLPLRLTTEYYTLNSSQHDFPNQEKLEDPQLFHYALFSDNVLAAAVVLNSTITYAKDPSKHVFHIVTDRLNYAAMRMWFLANPPGKASIQVQNIEEFTWLNASYSPVLKQLGSQSMIDYYFRAHRANSDSNLKYRNPKYLSILNHLRFYLPEIFPKLNKVLFLDDDIVVKKDLTALWSLDLKGNVNGAVETCGESFHRFDRYLNFSNPLISKNFDPHACGWAYGMNIFDLDQWKRQNITGLYHRWQKLNQDRQLWKLGTLPPGLITFWKRTYPLHRSWHVLGLGYNPNVNQKEIERAAVIHYNGNMKPWLEISIPKYRNYWTRYVDYDHLYLRECNINP; encoded by the exons atggTGGTGAGGAATTTGGTGTTGGTTTTGCTGTTTGTGACGGTGGTTGCTCCGATTGTTCTGTACACCGACCGCCTCGGCACTTTCAAGACCTCTTCTTctt CTAGAGACGAATTTGTTGAAGATGTTACAACTGTT ACTTTGAATGGCCATAACGAGCGTCTAAATGTGCTGCCCCAG GAATCGGCAACCACCATTAAAGAACCGATTAGAATTGTTTATTCAGATACCTCAACCAAATCTCTTCCAAATTCAGATGATTTAGACCTACAGGACACCCACATTGCTGTTTCAGGTCAAG TAGAATCAAGGTCTACCAGAGTATTATCTATGACAGACGAGGAAGAACAAGATCAAAGAACTAACCTCATCAGGGAGGTCACAGATTCACTCGAGGAAGCAAATGACTCAAATGAGCATAATACTGACACAAACACTCACAAAGACATTGGGGAAGATACAATTGATGCAGATGACCAAGCTGACCAGTCATCAGATAATGCCTCTCAAAATACTCAAAATATG GAAATAAAGCATGAGAAACAATCCACTAAGCATGAGCAACAAACCACTCAAACTTCAACTAAGGTTAAAAAGAAGGAACGCAAAAAACCTGACACTAGCATACAGAATGACCAAACAGCTATGCCAGATGCTCGGGTGCTGCAACTCAAAGATCAGATCATCAGGGCAAAGGTTTATCTATCCCTCCCAGCCACAAGAAACAATCCTCACTTTACAAGGGAGCTTCGGGGTCGGATGAAGGAAGTTCAGCGAGTACTTGGGGATGTGAGAAAAGATTCTGAACTGCCAAGGAA TGCCTACGACAAATTGAAGGCAATGGAGCAAACATTGGCCAAAGGAAAGCAGCTTCAAGATGACTGTGCTTCTGTGGTGAAGAAGCTGAGAGCTATGCTCCACTCAACCGAAGAGCAGCTCCGAGTGCACAAAAAGCAGACTATATTCTTGACTCAATTGACAGCAAAAACGATTCCTAAAGGTCTGCATTGTCTTCCATTGCGCCTTACAACTGAGTATTATACCTTGAATTCTTCTCAACATGACTTTCCAAATCAAGAGAAGTTAGAAGACCCTCAGTTGTTCCATTATGCATTATTCTCCGATAACGTATTAGCAGCAGCAGTTGTTTTAAACTCAACTATAACATATGCTAAG GACCCTTCGAAGCATGTTTTCCACATTGTTACTGATAGGCTAAATTATGCAGCAATGAGGATGTGGTTTTTGGCAAATCCACCAGGCAAAGCTTCTATCCAGGTTCAGAACATTGAAGAATTTACATGGCTAAATGCAAGTTATAGTCCAGTTCTCAAGCAGTTGGGTTCACAGTCCATGATAGACTATTACTTCAGAGCTCATCGAGCCAATTctgattcaaatttgaagtaCCGGAACCCAAAATACTTATCTATCCTCAATCATCTTCGATTTTATTTGCCAGAGATCTTCCCAAAGCTCAACAAAGTGTTGTTCTTGGATGATGATATTGTTGTAAAGAAGGATCTCACTGCCCTTTGGTCTCTTGATTTGAAGGGGAATGTTAATGGTGCTGTTGAGACTTGTGGAGAGAGCTTCCATCGTTTTGATCGGTATCTGAACTTCTCAAATCCTCTTATCTCAAAGAATTTTGACCCTCATGCATGTGGATGGGCATATGGGATGAATATCTTTGATTTGGATCAATGGAAGAGGCAAAACATCACAGGATTGTACCACAGATGGCAAAAGCTG AATCAGGACAGACAGTTGTGGAAGTTGGGAACTCTGCCACCTGGTCTCATAACATTTTGGAAGCGCACTTATCCACTTCATCGATCCTGGCATGTGCTAGGCCTTGGTTACAACCCTAATGTAAATCAAAAGGAAATTGAGAGAGCAGCTGTCATACACTATAATGGCAACATGAAACCATGGCTTGAGATAAGCATACCCAAGTATAGAAACTATTGGACAAGATATGTTGACTATGATCATCTATATTTGCGGGAGTGCAACATTAATCCATGA